One Helianthus annuus cultivar XRQ/B chromosome 12, HanXRQr2.0-SUNRISE, whole genome shotgun sequence genomic region harbors:
- the LOC110893547 gene encoding trithorax group protein osa-like — protein MPPRLRGRGKGPIRGGPSSSGPSHRRTPSASFSTSDSRDMWGQPFEPARHSVSLSSSPSFHPSFGPFAPNEPERSHHSDQSHHSHESYPPHNSLQSHSFHHSESPYSPRQFNPADYVNDFLGYNPLGPEDHFSQEMEMDDDPDPEMQTGTPGHPISISSGSPFQGSPYRGPDSFQERMATYDWLFTASYHSSPAQPPLDDPQLQVVSPPPLPVEEPPQQPPQPPPEPPRRRRNARMSVRGGPRFSSPRGSSSYPPIPEDPQMGGPSNAAPEADPPQASYAPPMPPVGFDNPIPTYPGSSGYNPYGDPSGYPLGYGTHDPYLTAAQYHHLYPSTYPHMPPTDYPIQGYQYPPYQPHPSQQL, from the coding sequence ATGCCTCCAAGACTAAGAGGACGTGGCAAGGGTCCCATTCGTGGAGGACCGTCATCTTCGGGACCATCTCACAGACGCACTCCATCGGCGTCTTTTTCCACCTCCGACTCCCGCGATATGTGGGGTCAACCCTTCGAGCCGGCAAGACACTCAGTCTCGCTCAGCTCTTCGCCATCTTTTCATCCGTCTTTCGGACCATTTGCTCCAAATGAGCCCGAACGCTCTCACCATTCGGACCAATCTCACCATTCGCATGAATCATACCCACCGCATAACTCTTTGCAATCTCATTCATTTCATCATTCTGAATCCCCCTACTCTCCAAGACAATTCAACCCAGCCGACTATGTGAACGACTTCCTTGGCTATAACCCATTGGGCCCTGAGGACCATTTCTCTCAGGAAATGGAGATGGATGATGACCCCGACCCGGAGATGCAAACAGGAACCCCGGGCCACCCTATCAGCATATCTAGTGGGTCTCCGTTCCAGGGATCTCCTTATCGTGGACCCGACTCCTTCCAAGAGAGGATGGCTACCTATGACTGGTTGTTTACTGCATCTTATCATAGCTCTCCGGCTCAACCACCTTTAGATGATCCTCAACTTCAAGTtgtctcaccaccaccactcccggTAGAGGAGCCACCGCAGCagccaccacaaccacctccCGAGCCTCCGAGGCGAAGGAGGAACGCTCGCATGTCCGTTAGAGGAGGACCCCGTTTTAGTTCTCCTCGAGGGTCGAGTTCCTATCCCCCTATTCCAGAGGACCCTCAGATGGGTGGGCCCTCAAATGCGGCACCGGAGGCTGATCCTCCGCAAGCTTCTTATGCACCACCTATGCCGCCTGTGGGATTTGATAACCCAATTCCGACGTACCCAGGTTCTTCCGGGTACAATCCTTATGGAGACCCGTCGGGATATCCATTGGGCTATGGAACTCATGACCCATATCTTACGGCTGCGCAGTATCACCACCTTTATCCTTCTACTTACCCTCATATGCCTCCAACTGACTACCCAATTCAGGGTTATCAGTATCCTCCGTATCAGCCACATCCTTCCCAGCAACTATAG